In Funiculus sociatus GB2-C1, one DNA window encodes the following:
- a CDS encoding NUDIX hydrolase N-terminal domain-containing protein, translating into MDLKWLEWAKKLQAIAQTGLKYTTDPFDIERYKLIREIAAEIVATYSEKNPQYILNLFAGEVGYATPKVDVRGAVFQDNTLLLVKERSDGGWTLPGGWADVGESPSECIEKEVYEESGFHTRAVKLLAVYDRNRHPHPPIPEYVYKLFFQCELLSGSPSSSIETSEVAFFAENEIPELSLSRVTPTQIAKVFEYSRHPDLPTVFD; encoded by the coding sequence GTGGATCTGAAGTGGCTTGAATGGGCAAAGAAACTACAAGCGATCGCTCAAACGGGTCTGAAATATACTACAGACCCTTTTGACATTGAGCGGTACAAGTTAATCCGCGAGATTGCTGCTGAGATAGTTGCTACTTATTCAGAGAAAAATCCACAATATATCCTCAATCTTTTTGCAGGTGAAGTAGGATATGCCACTCCTAAAGTTGATGTACGAGGAGCCGTATTTCAAGATAATACTCTCTTGTTGGTTAAAGAACGCTCGGATGGTGGTTGGACGCTACCTGGTGGATGGGCTGATGTGGGCGAAAGTCCCAGTGAGTGTATTGAAAAAGAAGTGTATGAAGAATCTGGATTTCATACTCGTGCTGTCAAATTATTGGCTGTTTATGACAGAAACAGACACCCACATCCACCCATTCCAGAGTATGTTTACAAACTCTTTTTTCAGTGCGAGCTATTGAGCGGCTCTCCATCATCGAGTATAGAGACAAGTGAAGTGGCATTCTTTGCTGAAAACGAAATTCCAGAGTTATCTCTCAGTCGCGTTACACCTACTCAAATAGCCAAAGTCTTCGAGTATTCTCGACATCCAGATTTGCCTACAGTCTTTGATTAG
- the treY gene encoding malto-oligosyltrehalose synthase, producing the protein MRIPTATYRFQFNSGFKFEEAKKIIAYLAELGISDLYASPIFKAREGSTHGYDVVDPNQINPGLGTQENFEELVNEVQRYDMGWVQDIVPNHMAYDSQNQLLMDVMENGSNSESFDYFDIEWNHPYEAIRGRVLAPLLGNYYGDCLENGEIQLKYDHSGLSVNYYSLRLPVKIESYAKFVTLNLGKLTKALGRYHPDFVKLLGILYLLKNPSEEPKGKERYDQIAFVKGLLWELYTKNPEVKEFIDSNIEFFNGEKGKPESFNPLDNLLSEQFYRLSFWKVGAEELNYRRFFTVNELISVKVEELKVFHKTHTLIGQLVESGKITGLRIDHIDGLYDPTEYLQRLRDKTGDVYITVEKILEHKEDLPNYWPIEGTSGYDFLNYVNGIFCKTESEQQLKEIYSRLTGFETPYEQLFRDKKRLIVERNMAGDVDNLAYLLKRVSGHSRVGSDFTQHGLQRALTEVLTLFPVYRTYINQEGLRESDRFYVKEVIAKAKEQVPLLLKELNYIEKLLLLEDEEFVTSEQKELQRHFVMRLQQLTGPLMAKGIEDTLLYVYNRLISLNEVGGDPSQFGITVADFHEFNKRQQERWPYKMNATATHDTKRGEDVRTRINVISEIPEVWEKQVKTWSEINASKKRKLDSRTVPEKNDEYLFYQTLVGAFPFEESELPEFVDRVKEYAIKAVREAKVHTAWLRPDTDYENGFVAFIEEVMNPSEDNQFLQEFLPFQKLISYYGIFNSLSQTLLKVTASGVPDFYQGTELWELSLVDPDNRRPVDFERRLGFLKDIKQKAHTDILKLIEDLLANKKDGRVKLFLTARSLEARKQNLQLFKEGDYLPLEVVGKFKDCIVAFARKYENSVAITIAPRFFTRVIKQGEYPLGKQWDDTRIELAQGMPSEWKDAITAQSLKANGTVLIGDALKYFPVSLLFS; encoded by the coding sequence ATGCGGATTCCAACAGCAACATATAGATTTCAATTTAATTCTGGTTTTAAATTTGAAGAAGCAAAAAAAATTATTGCTTATCTGGCTGAATTAGGAATTTCTGACCTTTATGCTTCGCCCATTTTTAAAGCCAGAGAAGGCAGCACTCACGGCTATGATGTCGTTGACCCTAATCAAATAAATCCTGGGCTAGGAACACAAGAAAACTTTGAAGAGCTGGTGAATGAAGTACAGCGTTACGACATGGGATGGGTGCAAGATATTGTGCCTAATCATATGGCTTATGATAGCCAAAACCAATTGTTGATGGATGTGATGGAAAATGGTTCTAATTCCGAATCTTTCGACTACTTCGACATCGAATGGAATCACCCGTATGAAGCTATTAGAGGTCGAGTGCTTGCGCCTCTGCTGGGAAATTATTATGGAGATTGTTTGGAAAATGGCGAAATTCAGCTAAAGTATGACCACTCTGGACTAAGCGTTAATTACTATAGCCTGAGACTACCCGTAAAGATAGAATCTTATGCTAAGTTTGTCACTCTTAATTTGGGTAAATTAACTAAAGCGCTGGGAAGGTATCATCCAGATTTCGTAAAGCTACTTGGTATTCTTTATCTGCTTAAAAATCCTTCTGAGGAACCAAAAGGTAAAGAAAGATACGACCAGATAGCTTTTGTTAAAGGACTGCTTTGGGAACTTTATACGAAAAATCCGGAAGTTAAAGAATTTATTGACAGCAACATAGAGTTTTTTAATGGGGAAAAGGGCAAGCCTGAAAGTTTTAATCCTTTAGATAATTTACTTTCAGAACAGTTTTATCGTCTTTCTTTCTGGAAAGTAGGAGCGGAAGAACTTAACTACAGAAGATTTTTTACGGTCAATGAGTTGATTTCTGTCAAGGTTGAAGAACTAAAAGTTTTCCATAAAACTCATACTTTAATCGGTCAATTAGTTGAATCAGGAAAGATAACCGGACTCAGGATTGACCACATAGACGGACTCTACGATCCAACCGAGTATCTGCAAAGACTCAGAGACAAAACCGGAGATGTTTACATCACGGTGGAAAAAATTCTGGAACATAAAGAAGATTTGCCTAATTACTGGCCGATTGAGGGAACAAGTGGCTATGATTTCTTAAACTACGTTAACGGTATTTTCTGTAAAACTGAAAGCGAACAGCAGTTAAAAGAAATTTATTCCAGATTGACGGGTTTTGAAACTCCCTATGAGCAGCTTTTTCGGGATAAAAAAAGGCTGATTGTAGAGAGAAATATGGCAGGGGATGTAGATAATTTAGCCTACCTGTTGAAAAGAGTATCGGGTCATTCCAGAGTAGGGAGTGATTTTACCCAGCACGGCCTACAACGAGCTTTGACGGAGGTGCTAACACTCTTTCCAGTGTATCGAACTTACATCAACCAAGAGGGTTTGAGAGAAAGCGATCGCTTTTACGTTAAGGAAGTTATTGCCAAAGCAAAAGAGCAAGTCCCTCTGCTTTTAAAAGAACTTAACTACATCGAAAAGTTACTTCTTCTGGAAGATGAAGAGTTTGTAACCTCAGAACAAAAAGAGTTACAGCGTCACTTTGTAATGCGGCTTCAGCAGTTAACTGGGCCTTTGATGGCAAAAGGCATTGAGGATACACTTTTATATGTGTATAACCGCCTGATATCGCTCAATGAAGTAGGCGGCGATCCTAGCCAATTTGGGATTACAGTTGCAGACTTTCACGAGTTTAATAAAAGGCAGCAAGAACGCTGGCCTTATAAAATGAATGCTACCGCAACTCACGACACCAAACGCGGTGAAGATGTCAGAACGCGGATTAATGTGATTTCAGAAATTCCTGAAGTTTGGGAAAAACAGGTAAAAACTTGGAGCGAGATTAACGCCTCTAAAAAGCGTAAATTGGATAGTCGAACTGTTCCTGAGAAGAATGATGAATACTTGTTTTACCAGACGCTTGTTGGAGCTTTCCCGTTTGAGGAGAGCGAACTGCCAGAATTTGTGGATCGAGTGAAAGAGTATGCGATTAAGGCTGTCAGAGAAGCTAAGGTGCATACAGCTTGGCTTAGACCAGACACCGATTATGAAAATGGTTTTGTTGCTTTTATTGAAGAGGTGATGAATCCGTCGGAAGATAACCAATTTTTGCAGGAATTTCTGCCTTTTCAAAAGTTGATATCTTATTATGGAATATTCAATTCACTGTCACAAACACTCCTAAAAGTAACGGCTTCTGGCGTACCTGATTTTTATCAGGGCACGGAATTATGGGAGCTGAGTTTGGTAGACCCTGATAACCGTCGTCCGGTTGATTTTGAGCGACGGTTAGGGTTTTTGAAAGACATCAAACAAAAGGCGCACACAGATATCTTGAAGTTGATTGAGGATTTGTTGGCAAATAAGAAAGATGGCAGGGTTAAGCTTTTCTTAACCGCTAGAAGCCTTGAGGCGAGAAAACAAAATTTGCAACTCTTCAAAGAAGGGGATTATCTGCCTCTAGAGGTAGTTGGGAAGTTTAAAGATTGTATTGTTGCTTTTGCGAGAAAGTATGAAAATAGTGTGGCAATTACGATCGCACCCCGATTCTTTACAAGGGTTATCAAGCAAGGAGAATATCCGCTTGGCAAACAATGGGATGATACTAGAATTGAGTTGGCGCAAGGAATGCCGTCTGAGTGGAAAGATGCTATAACTGCCCAATCACTCAAAGCTAATGGTACAGTGTTGATTGGTGATGCCTTGAAATACTTTCCTGTGTCTTTACTTTTTAGCTAA
- the treZ gene encoding malto-oligosyltrehalose trehalohydrolase, protein MRIGACYLGNGNCEFTVWSPTLKEVAVQIVAPEQRLIPMQQDEEGYWKVKASGIEPGTLYFYKLEGNKDRPDPASKFQPQGVHGPSQVIDINTFAWDDTNWSGIPLDETIIYELHVGTFTPEGTFEAMIPRLSTLRELGINAIEIMPIAQFPGKRNWGYDGVYLFAAQDSYGGPEGFKKLVNACHQHGISVILDVVYNHLGPEGNYLSEFGPYFTSKYHGHWGDALNLDDKYSDGVRNFCLENALFWLREYHVDALRLDAIQGIYDLGAKHFLEELAELVDEFSQANGRKCYITAESDLNDVRVIRPKEVGGCGIDAQWNDDFHHALHTLLTGENDRYYQDFGKIEQLEKSFREGFIYSGQYAPHRKRRYGSNSKEEPGYRFIVFSQTHDQIGNRVLAERLSKLVSLEGLKLAAGAVFLSPFIPFLFMGEEYGEEAPFFYFVSHSDQDLIEAIRKSKEEEFKVFAGRGEMQDPQSPDTFHKCQLKWEQRKEGKHKILWEFYQQLLQLRRTIPALRKLDKKSLEVSSVESDKILFLRRWNDDSQIFCIMNFNDQDVAFTPPAPSGRWQKILDSADTKWMGSGSTLPDKLTLDRELTIKPQSLALYEIAG, encoded by the coding sequence GTGAGAATTGGCGCTTGTTACTTGGGCAACGGAAATTGTGAATTTACCGTTTGGTCTCCCACTCTCAAAGAAGTAGCCGTACAAATTGTTGCTCCGGAACAACGTCTCATTCCCATGCAACAAGATGAGGAAGGCTATTGGAAAGTAAAAGCATCAGGCATTGAACCAGGAACGCTTTACTTCTATAAACTTGAAGGAAACAAAGATAGACCAGACCCTGCCTCAAAATTTCAACCACAGGGAGTACATGGCCCTTCTCAAGTAATTGATATTAACACGTTCGCCTGGGATGATACTAATTGGTCTGGCATACCCCTAGATGAAACGATAATCTATGAATTGCACGTCGGTACCTTCACCCCAGAAGGCACCTTTGAGGCAATGATTCCCCGACTTAGCACCTTACGAGAATTGGGAATTAATGCCATAGAAATTATGCCAATTGCCCAATTTCCAGGTAAAAGAAACTGGGGATACGATGGCGTTTATCTCTTTGCTGCACAGGATTCTTATGGTGGCCCGGAAGGATTCAAAAAACTCGTCAATGCCTGTCACCAACATGGTATCTCAGTAATTCTCGATGTCGTCTATAACCACCTTGGCCCCGAAGGAAATTACCTATCTGAATTTGGCCCCTACTTCACATCCAAATATCATGGTCATTGGGGAGACGCTTTGAATTTGGATGATAAATATAGCGACGGGGTGCGGAACTTTTGCCTAGAAAATGCCCTTTTCTGGCTTAGAGAATATCACGTAGATGCCTTGAGATTAGATGCAATTCAAGGCATCTACGATTTGGGTGCTAAACACTTCTTAGAGGAACTAGCAGAATTAGTTGATGAATTTTCTCAAGCTAATGGCCGGAAATGTTATATAACAGCCGAAAGCGATTTAAATGATGTTCGAGTAATTCGACCCAAAGAAGTAGGTGGATGTGGAATAGATGCTCAGTGGAATGACGATTTCCATCACGCACTACACACCTTACTAACAGGGGAAAATGACAGGTATTATCAAGATTTTGGCAAGATTGAACAACTAGAAAAATCCTTCCGCGAAGGCTTTATTTATTCCGGACAGTACGCCCCTCATAGAAAACGCCGTTATGGTAGTAATTCTAAAGAGGAACCCGGATATCGTTTCATTGTCTTTTCCCAGACTCACGACCAGATAGGAAATCGCGTTCTGGCGGAAAGATTATCTAAGCTTGTTTCTCTTGAAGGTCTAAAACTTGCTGCTGGTGCTGTCTTTCTTTCTCCCTTCATTCCCTTTCTTTTCATGGGGGAAGAATACGGTGAAGAAGCTCCTTTTTTCTACTTTGTCAGTCACTCAGACCAAGACTTAATTGAAGCCATCCGCAAGAGTAAAGAAGAAGAATTTAAAGTATTTGCCGGACGAGGCGAGATGCAAGACCCCCAGAGTCCTGACACCTTCCATAAGTGCCAGCTTAAGTGGGAACAACGAAAAGAAGGAAAACACAAAATTTTGTGGGAATTTTATCAACAACTACTTCAGCTACGTCGGACAATTCCAGCATTAAGGAAGCTGGATAAGAAAAGTCTAGAAGTATCCAGCGTAGAATCCGATAAAATCCTGTTTTTGCGGCGATGGAATGATGATAGTCAGATATTTTGCATTATGAATTTTAACGATCAAGATGTCGCTTTTACGCCACCTGCGCCGAGTGGCAGGTGGCAAAAGATTTTAGATTCTGCTGATACAAAGTGGATGGGTTCTGGTTCCACATTACCTGATAAACTCACACTAGATCGAGAATTGACAATCAAACCCCAAAGTCTCGCCCTCTACGAAATAGCAGGATAA
- a CDS encoding TPM domain-containing protein, giving the protein MQWVALKLKQSLCACGLSVAILGFAPSSLAITVEEVPNPRQVNGGWVTDMAQVLTPQTEAQLNEIISKLEAENDSEIVVVTVAETAPSATPKEFATSLFNRWKIGKKGKDNGVLLLISKGDRRVEIETGYGVESLLPDAKAGSIIQQEITPKFKENNFDGGTLAGTKAIIVALQTNEPSTTSPNTNVPETVYNADAPSKNDNAGIPGWLLAGIGGIGGIGAIAYTLSRRPVYIEPKGRSQSDSLFPGRFHCTNCKQPLQQLNSDLLLPYLSKGEQVAQNIGSIKFEAWQCPTCSKTLSEPAFHIRADINNLGEFSNCPKCQEYTVIRNEKTLRHATTYSDGIRLITYDCQYCSDHREEEEIIPRLPPPPPPSSGSSSSGSSGGSGSSGGGGSSGGGGAGGSW; this is encoded by the coding sequence ATGCAATGGGTAGCACTTAAACTAAAGCAAAGTTTGTGCGCGTGCGGCTTGAGTGTCGCAATTCTGGGTTTCGCACCGTCGAGTTTAGCTATAACGGTAGAAGAAGTTCCCAACCCCCGACAAGTAAATGGCGGTTGGGTGACAGATATGGCGCAGGTGCTGACTCCCCAGACGGAAGCACAACTCAACGAAATCATCTCCAAATTAGAAGCTGAAAATGACAGTGAAATTGTCGTTGTGACAGTGGCAGAAACAGCACCTTCTGCTACACCAAAAGAATTTGCTACATCCCTGTTTAATCGCTGGAAAATTGGGAAAAAGGGAAAAGATAACGGCGTGTTGTTGTTAATTTCTAAGGGCGATCGCCGAGTAGAGATTGAAACTGGATACGGCGTAGAATCCCTATTGCCGGATGCAAAAGCGGGTAGCATTATCCAACAAGAAATCACCCCAAAATTCAAAGAAAACAATTTTGATGGCGGTACCCTGGCTGGAACCAAAGCGATAATTGTAGCTTTGCAAACAAATGAACCGTCTACAACTTCTCCTAACACGAACGTACCCGAAACAGTTTATAACGCTGATGCACCGAGTAAAAACGATAACGCTGGTATACCCGGTTGGTTGTTAGCGGGGATAGGCGGTATAGGCGGTATAGGCGCGATCGCGTATACCCTATCTCGCCGTCCAGTGTACATCGAACCGAAAGGGCGATCGCAAAGTGACAGTTTGTTTCCAGGACGTTTTCATTGTACTAATTGCAAACAACCGTTACAACAGTTAAATTCAGATTTATTGTTACCTTATTTGAGTAAAGGCGAGCAAGTTGCACAAAATATTGGCAGCATCAAATTTGAAGCTTGGCAGTGTCCAACCTGTAGTAAAACTCTTAGCGAACCAGCCTTTCATATCCGCGCCGATATTAACAACTTAGGTGAATTTAGCAATTGCCCCAAGTGTCAAGAATACACAGTCATCCGCAACGAAAAAACTCTTAGGCACGCTACAACTTATTCTGATGGTATACGCCTGATTACTTACGACTGCCAATATTGTTCCGATCATCGGGAGGAAGAAGAAATTATCCCTCGCCTTCCACCACCGCCACCCCCTAGCAGCGGAAGTAGCAGCAGCGGAAGTAGTGGCGGCAGCGGAAGTAGTGGCGGCGGCGGGAGTAGCGGCGGCGGCGGTGCAGGCGGCAGCTGGTAA
- a CDS encoding LemA family protein: MNQSNPNIPEEIAPEVLEIASRLYAEKNQSYSMQELKEAGAEVDIPPEFIEQAVQEVRQRRIQEEKRQKRVKIIGAAVAGAIALWGIVTYNILSGAESRVDAAQAQLENQLSRRADLIPNLVSITQAYAKQEYQLADLLTKSRQNYLQADTSTEKAAAAAQVSQAIERFRSYAAKNPQLQSSQAFINLQYEIAGTENRIAVERMRYNQSVQNYNQKVNQFPNVLLAPILGFKTKQFFPAKAT, encoded by the coding sequence ATGAACCAATCAAACCCTAATATTCCTGAAGAAATTGCACCGGAAGTTTTGGAAATTGCTTCTCGCTTGTATGCAGAGAAAAATCAAAGTTATTCGATGCAAGAATTAAAGGAGGCGGGTGCAGAGGTAGACATTCCGCCAGAGTTTATTGAACAGGCGGTACAAGAGGTACGCCAAAGAAGGATACAAGAAGAAAAACGACAAAAAAGGGTGAAGATAATTGGCGCTGCTGTGGCGGGCGCGATCGCACTCTGGGGAATCGTGACTTACAATATTCTTTCCGGTGCTGAATCTAGAGTAGATGCAGCCCAGGCGCAATTAGAAAATCAGCTTTCTCGACGTGCCGATTTAATTCCTAATTTAGTGAGCATTACTCAAGCTTACGCTAAACAAGAATATCAACTTGCAGATTTACTGACAAAATCTCGACAAAACTATTTGCAAGCTGATACCTCCACAGAAAAAGCAGCGGCGGCGGCACAAGTTTCTCAAGCTATAGAACGTTTCCGAAGTTATGCGGCTAAGAATCCTCAGTTGCAATCTTCTCAAGCTTTTATTAATTTACAGTATGAGATAGCAGGAACAGAAAATCGCATTGCTGTTGAAAGGATGCGTTATAACCAAAGTGTGCAAAATTACAATCAGAAAGTTAACCAATTTCCTAATGTTTTGTTAGCCCCGATTTTAGGGTTTAAGACGAAGCAATTTTTTCCAGCAAAAGCTACATAG
- a CDS encoding threonine aldolase family protein, with the protein MNFCSDNVSGVSPEIIEAVVAANEGAAMPYGDDEYTQRLSTQLQELFETDLIVFPVATGSAANALALSVMTPPFGAIYCHSQSHINVDECGAPEFYTGGAKLVTLPGADGKIYASDLANVLNKASAGVVHHVQPAAVSLTQATEAGCVYKPEEISQIAEIAHTHNLGLQMDGARFANAVASLGCSPADITWRVGIDVLSFGATKNGAIAAEAVIFFNQELAKTFGYRRKRSGHLFSKMRFLSAQLEAYIKDNLWLRNAAHANNMAQKLAQSLSYLPGVRLCHPVEANEIFIELPELVTQGLLAEGFRFYRGDEGAKSTVRLVTAFNTKEEDVSAFMKAAQKYSEKAK; encoded by the coding sequence ATGAACTTTTGCAGCGATAATGTCAGCGGAGTTTCGCCGGAAATCATTGAAGCAGTAGTTGCTGCCAATGAAGGTGCAGCTATGCCCTATGGTGATGATGAATATACTCAGCGCTTGTCAACACAGTTACAGGAATTATTTGAGACAGATTTAATTGTTTTTCCAGTAGCAACGGGTTCTGCTGCTAATGCCCTTGCTTTGTCTGTAATGACACCACCTTTTGGGGCAATTTACTGCCACAGCCAATCCCATATTAATGTTGATGAATGCGGCGCACCAGAATTCTATACTGGGGGTGCGAAATTGGTGACACTTCCAGGCGCAGATGGCAAAATTTACGCCTCTGACTTGGCAAATGTGCTAAACAAAGCTAGTGCTGGCGTTGTGCATCACGTACAACCTGCCGCTGTCAGTTTGACTCAGGCAACTGAAGCGGGATGTGTGTATAAACCAGAGGAAATTTCTCAAATTGCCGAGATTGCCCATACCCATAATTTGGGGTTACAAATGGATGGGGCGCGTTTCGCTAATGCTGTGGCGAGTTTGGGCTGTTCGCCTGCCGATATTACTTGGCGAGTTGGGATAGATGTGCTTTCGTTTGGGGCGACTAAAAATGGCGCGATCGCAGCGGAAGCAGTAATATTTTTTAATCAAGAATTGGCAAAAACTTTCGGCTATCGTCGTAAACGCAGCGGACATTTATTTTCCAAAATGCGTTTTTTGTCAGCACAGTTAGAAGCTTATATTAAAGATAATTTGTGGTTGAGAAATGCTGCCCACGCTAATAATATGGCTCAAAAATTAGCGCAGAGTTTATCATATTTGCCAGGAGTGAGATTGTGTCACCCAGTTGAGGCAAATGAAATTTTTATCGAGCTGCCAGAGTTAGTTACTCAAGGTCTTCTTGCTGAGGGTTTCCGCTTTTATCGTGGGGACGAAGGAGCTAAATCTACAGTGCGTTTAGTGACTGCTTTTAATACAAAAGAAGAGGATGTTTCTGCTTTTATGAAAGCAGCACAAAAATATTCTGAGAAGGCGAAATAA
- a CDS encoding alpha/beta hydrolase gives MLHTKNNVKDDEDDPFEMVVSGLEVGAIQEDYYPIALVTSRGKVECRYYPVDGAKCGAIYVGGVGGGWDTPAKGLYPQLCQELTCEAIASLRVRFRHPTILAESVLDVLAGISYLESEGIDTVALIGHSFGGAVVIQAAFLSQAVRSIVTLASQSYGAAPACQLAPRCSILLIHGKRDKVLSPSCSQYIYSLSREPKHLILYDGADHGLDEVAEEVHQEVRQWIVEKLKEVLV, from the coding sequence ATGCTACACACAAAGAATAATGTCAAAGACGATGAAGACGATCCCTTCGAGATGGTAGTTAGTGGTCTGGAAGTGGGAGCGATTCAAGAAGACTATTACCCAATCGCACTGGTGACAAGCCGTGGCAAGGTAGAGTGTCGCTACTACCCAGTGGATGGTGCGAAGTGCGGTGCTATTTACGTCGGCGGTGTTGGCGGTGGTTGGGATACACCAGCCAAGGGGCTGTATCCCCAGTTGTGCCAAGAACTCACCTGTGAAGCGATCGCTTCTTTAAGAGTGCGATTCCGGCACCCCACAATACTTGCGGAATCAGTTCTCGACGTTCTGGCAGGCATCAGCTATCTAGAAAGCGAAGGTATTGATACCGTTGCTTTGATAGGTCACTCCTTTGGCGGTGCTGTCGTTATTCAAGCTGCTTTCCTCTCCCAAGCTGTTCGCAGCATCGTGACACTCGCCAGCCAAAGCTATGGTGCTGCGCCTGCTTGCCAGTTAGCACCACGATGCTCAATCTTGCTGATTCACGGTAAACGCGACAAGGTGCTTTCGCCGTCCTGTTCACAGTACATCTACAGCCTCAGCCGCGAACCCAAGCACCTCATCCTCTACGATGGTGCCGATCATGGTCTTGATGAAGTTGCCGAAGAAGTTCATCAGGAGGTTCGCCAGTGGATTGTAGAGAAGCTGAAGGAGGTTTTAGTTTAA
- a CDS encoding hemolysin family protein: MSPTTEILIIFLLTILNGIFVMSELAIVSARKIRLQQLADRGDIKARAALELANAPNQFLAIVQVGITLIVILSGAFGEGTIAKRLVPALGLIPWLAPYKEAIASAVAILIITYLTLIIGELVPKRLALNYPERIASAVAIPMRMLAAIASPIVYVLSASTDMVVRMLGIKPSTEPLVTERDITDLIEQGTEAGTFEEAEQDMVERVFGLGDKPVSALMTPRPDITWLDLEDSPDENQQKIINSTYSRFPVCQDSLDHVLGVIPVSDLLARSLSGQPLDLTVSLQQPVFVPESMGGLKVLELFKQTGTHMALVVDEYGVTQGLLTLNDIFVEIVGDVPSADEAEDPPIVQREDGSWLVDGMLPVQELFELLDIEELPGEQKGNYHTMGGFVMTHLGKIPTAADHFELDRFRFEVMDMDGNRVDKVLVMPIPTESIDSESGD; this comes from the coding sequence ATGTCCCCAACTACCGAAATTCTAATTATTTTCCTGCTTACCATCCTCAATGGCATCTTTGTTATGTCAGAGTTGGCGATCGTCTCCGCACGGAAAATACGACTGCAACAGCTGGCCGATCGGGGAGATATCAAAGCTCGCGCTGCGTTGGAACTAGCTAATGCTCCGAATCAATTTCTAGCTATCGTTCAGGTGGGGATTACCCTGATTGTCATTCTGTCCGGTGCTTTTGGCGAAGGAACGATCGCTAAAAGACTGGTACCTGCGTTAGGTTTAATCCCCTGGTTAGCACCATATAAAGAAGCGATCGCATCAGCGGTTGCCATTTTGATCATTACCTATCTAACGCTGATTATTGGCGAACTGGTGCCGAAGCGCTTGGCGTTAAACTACCCAGAACGTATTGCATCTGCCGTTGCTATCCCAATGCGGATGCTAGCTGCCATTGCTTCCCCGATCGTTTATGTATTGAGCGCTTCTACTGATATGGTGGTGCGGATGTTGGGCATCAAACCCTCCACAGAGCCATTGGTTACAGAAAGAGATATCACAGACTTGATCGAGCAAGGCACCGAAGCGGGAACCTTTGAGGAAGCCGAACAAGACATGGTAGAGCGAGTTTTTGGCTTAGGAGACAAACCCGTAAGCGCCTTGATGACACCTCGACCGGATATTACCTGGCTCGATTTGGAAGACTCCCCAGACGAAAACCAACAAAAGATTATAAATAGTACCTATTCTCGATTTCCAGTCTGCCAGGATAGCCTTGACCACGTTCTGGGGGTGATTCCAGTCTCAGACTTATTAGCCCGCAGTCTATCGGGACAACCGCTTGACCTGACAGTTTCCTTGCAACAGCCCGTTTTTGTGCCTGAAAGCATGGGAGGATTGAAAGTCCTAGAGTTGTTCAAGCAAACTGGCACTCACATGGCGCTAGTTGTAGACGAATACGGTGTCACTCAGGGATTGCTCACTCTCAACGACATCTTTGTAGAAATCGTTGGTGACGTTCCCTCAGCCGATGAGGCAGAAGATCCCCCAATTGTACAACGTGAGGATGGTTCGTGGTTGGTGGATGGGATGTTGCCTGTGCAAGAATTGTTTGAACTGTTAGACATCGAGGAGTTGCCTGGAGAACAAAAGGGTAACTATCACACAATGGGCGGCTTCGTAATGACGCATCTAGGGAAAATTCCTACTGCTGCCGACCATTTTGAATTAGACAGGTTCCGCTTTGAAGTAATGGATATGGATGGCAACCGAGTTGATAAAGTCCTAGTGATGCCCATACCCACAGAATCAATTGATTCTGAATCTGGCGATTAA